Within Burkholderia diffusa, the genomic segment GACCGACACGGGGCCGGTCGGTGCGGTCTGCGCGACGCGCACCGCTTCGCGGATCGTCGGCAGCACCGTCTCGACCGTGCGCACGCGGAATGCGGCCTTCGAGATCGCATTGAGCATCGTGAGCTGGTCCGGCGCTTCGTGGATGTAGGCAAGATCCTGATCGAGATACGGCGTCTCGATCTGCCCCGTGATGTGCAGCAGCGCCGTGCCGGCCGTCAGCGCCTCGACCATCGCGCCCGCCGCGTTGCCCGCCGCCGTGCCCGTGCTCGTGAACGCGACGCCGAGGCCGCCCGATACGCGGGCGAGGCCATCGGCCATGTTCACCGCGCCTGCTTCACCGCGCGCGCCGACATACCGGATGTTGCCGCGCGAGTTGATCGCGTCGAGGATCGGCATGTTGTGGATCGAGATGACACCGAATGCGGTTTTGACGTCGCACTGCTCGAGAAAGGCGGCAATCAGCTCGCCAACCGTGGTTTTTTTAGACATGGCGTGCAAAGCCTCCAGAAACGTCGATATGGCTGCCCGTCGTGTAGGACGACAGATGCGTTGCGAGATAAAAGAGCGCCCAGGCTGCCTCGTCAGGCTTGCCGAAGCGGTTCAGCGGAATGTTCTTCTTGCGGGCGAGCGCGCCCGTCCAGTCTTCCCAGCTTTCGCCGGCCTGCGCCTGCGCTTCGTAGCGGCGGCGCCACTGACCCGACTCGACGATGCCGATCAGGATCGAGTTCACACGGATGCGCTGCGGCGCGAGTTCGGTCGCGAGCGACTTCACGAGGCTCAGCACGCCAGCGCGCGCCGACGACGTCGCGACCATGTGCGGCTCCGGCTGCAGCGCGAGCAGCGAGTTCACGCAGGTGATCGTCGGCGCCTGCGCGTCGCGCAGCAGCGGCAGGAACGCGCGCGTCGGGCGGATGATGCTGAAATACTTCAGTTCGAGCTCTTCGCGCCATGCGTCGTCGGTCGTGTCGGCAAAGGTCGACACGCGGCCCTGGCCCGCGTTGTTGACCAGCATGTCGGCGCGGCCGAAGCGGTCGGACACGGCCTGCGCGAACGCGGCCACATCGGCTTCGTCGAGCACGTTGCAGCGCACGGCGAGCAATTGCGCACCCGGGTATTGCTCGCCGAGCAGCGCTTGCGCGCGTGCGAGGCGTTCACCGTCGCGGCCGCAAATCGCGACCGACGCACCGGCCTGCAGGAATTTTTCGGCAGTCGCGAGGCCGATGCCGGACGAACCGCCCGTCACCACCGCCACCTGCCCGGTCAGATCGATGTTGATCATGTCGTCGCCTCTTGCAAGGCCGCCCCAAGAGGATTGACCGCCCCCTTGGAGGGCAGCGTGCGAAGCATGCGTGCGGGTCTCATTTCAATCCCAAAGCCTTCATAAACGTGTGCTCGTCATCCGAGCGGTAATTGAGCCGCCGCGACAGCTCCGCCGCCGCGCGCTGCACCTTGTCGATCAGGCCGTCGGCGATCAGCGCCGCGTCGATCTCCGGCCGAGGCACAGTCACCGTGATGCACGCGACGATCTTCTGCGTGTCGTTGCGCACCGGCGCCGTGACCACTGAAATGCCGCGTTCGAACGACGAATTGCTGACGCCGTAGCCGCGCAATGCGTCCTCGCGGATCACTTCGTACAACGCATCGACCGTCTCCGGCGTCGCGCTCGTCATCCGGTTCAGCGTGCTTTCCGGATACAGCTCGCGCAATTCCTTCAGCGACAGGTCGCCCATCAGCACGTGGCCGTGCGTCGTTGCATGCGCGGGCAGCCGCGTGCCGACGTTCACGCGAATCGAGCTGAACACCGGCGACTGGCTCTGCGCCTTCGCGACGAACACAACGTCCCGGCCGTCGCGGATCACGATGTGCGTCGTGAAGCCGGTCGCGTCGCGCAGGCTCTCGATCACCGGCAGGCCGAGATCGGTCAGCTCGAGCGAGCTCAGGTATTCGAAGCCGAGCCGCAGCACGGCGATGCCGAGCTTGTAGTTGCGATCCTTGTCCGCGCGCTCGAGAAAGCCGAGCGATTCGAGCGTCTGCAGCAGACGGAACACCGTCGTGCGCGGAATGCCGAGCCGCTTGGACAACTCCGGCGCGCCCAGTACCGGCTCGCGCGGCGAGAATTCGGCGAGGATCCGCAAACCGCGTTCGAGGCCCGGCACCACGTAGTTGGCGTCGGACTTCGCGGCTTCCGCGTCCTGCTGCTGTTGCAACGGTTCGCTCATTCCAGCCCCCGCTGACGATCGCATTGACGACAGAACGCGTCGATCAGCGCGGAATACACCGCCGGTGCTTCCACGTAACCTGCATGACCGGCCTGCGGAATCACCTGCAGCCGGACGTGCGCGGCCGCGGCGATCCGCTCGCACGCCGCGGGCGGCGTGATCGCGTCGTTCGCGCCGACCGCGACCGCCGTGCGACCGCGAAAGCCGGCGAGATCGGACGCGAGATCGGCATTCGCGAGCAGGTGCGTGGCCTGCGCATAGCCGGCCGGCACGATGCGTGCCATGTTCCAGCGCACCCACGCACGCGCATCCTCGCTCGCGAAACCCGACAGCATGTTGCCGCTGCGCTGCTCTGCAAGCCCGGCCGGGCCGAGTTCCTCGAGCATGGCGAGGCGTGCATCGCGGCGCGTGTCGCGCGTTTCCGCAGGCGCACTGCCGTAACCGCCCGCGGGCGAGATCAGCAGCAGGCCGGCGATCCGCGCGGGCATCACGCGGGCCAACCCGCCCGCGACGATCGCACCGAGCGAATGCCCGACCAGTACGCAGCGTTCGATGCCGAGTGCCTCGAGCCACGCGTTCAGCGACGCCGCGTAATCGGCGGCCGTCGGCGACGCGCCGTGCACGGGGGTCGACGCGCCATAGCCGGGCGCGTCCCACGCCAGCACGCGTCGCGACGCACCGAGCGTGTCGAGCTGGCGCACCCACGATGCGGCGCCCGAGCCGATCCCGTGCAGCAGCACGACGGGCAGCGCGCGGCCCGCATGCTGCGCGCCGGCCTCGCGATAGCCGATCGTGCCCGCCGCGCCGGCCGCGCAGCGCTGTTCGGGAAACTGCCCGAGCAGCGCGGCGAACGCCGCGGTGCGATCGCGTTCACGTTTGTCGATGACACTCATTGCTTGCTCCGCCCCGTCTCAGCGCTTGATCTTCGCGAGCGGCGAATCCGGCGGATACGTCGGCGTGATGGGCTTCGGCGAACCGAGCATCACGCACATCAGCGCGTCTTCCTCGCCGATATTGATTTCCGTGCGGTACACGCCGGGCGGCACCGAGATCAGGTCGCGCTCGCCGAGGATCGCTTCCCAGGTCTCGCCGTCGCGCTCGCAGATCACCTTCATCTTGCCGCGCAACACGAAGAAG encodes:
- a CDS encoding SDR family oxidoreductase yields the protein MINIDLTGQVAVVTGGSSGIGLATAEKFLQAGASVAICGRDGERLARAQALLGEQYPGAQLLAVRCNVLDEADVAAFAQAVSDRFGRADMLVNNAGQGRVSTFADTTDDAWREELELKYFSIIRPTRAFLPLLRDAQAPTITCVNSLLALQPEPHMVATSSARAGVLSLVKSLATELAPQRIRVNSILIGIVESGQWRRRYEAQAQAGESWEDWTGALARKKNIPLNRFGKPDEAAWALFYLATHLSSYTTGSHIDVSGGFARHV
- a CDS encoding alpha/beta fold hydrolase, producing MSVIDKRERDRTAAFAALLGQFPEQRCAAGAAGTIGYREAGAQHAGRALPVVLLHGIGSGAASWVRQLDTLGASRRVLAWDAPGYGASTPVHGASPTAADYAASLNAWLEALGIERCVLVGHSLGAIVAGGLARVMPARIAGLLLISPAGGYGSAPAETRDTRRDARLAMLEELGPAGLAEQRSGNMLSGFASEDARAWVRWNMARIVPAGYAQATHLLANADLASDLAGFRGRTAVAVGANDAITPPAACERIAAAAHVRLQVIPQAGHAGYVEAPAVYSALIDAFCRQCDRQRGLE
- a CDS encoding IclR family transcriptional regulator is translated as MSEPLQQQQDAEAAKSDANYVVPGLERGLRILAEFSPREPVLGAPELSKRLGIPRTTVFRLLQTLESLGFLERADKDRNYKLGIAVLRLGFEYLSSLELTDLGLPVIESLRDATGFTTHIVIRDGRDVVFVAKAQSQSPVFSSIRVNVGTRLPAHATTHGHVLMGDLSLKELRELYPESTLNRMTSATPETVDALYEVIREDALRGYGVSNSSFERGISVVTAPVRNDTQKIVACITVTVPRPEIDAALIADGLIDKVQRAAAELSRRLNYRSDDEHTFMKALGLK